The Cololabis saira isolate AMF1-May2022 chromosome 20, fColSai1.1, whole genome shotgun sequence genome includes a window with the following:
- the LOC133420554 gene encoding uncharacterized protein LOC133420554 isoform X2 has protein sequence MICRILLLIILTSHVCASTIVKVTQNFYQTEENHNITLEWTFTPKHEPSSGFLDIYCHFRKHLKILVVFKMSDGVKNLKHQDEQFAGRVQSNRDAMREGRLRLLISRLTTEDSGWYWCEAFTKSGWDSASCQLHVSATRSYDGAGDGGLITLGAVAAAALLIYCVTVLVKKRRRICAVLSQRINHQGVVCRFLMNHNSIT, from the exons atgatcTGCAGGATCCTGCTGCTCATCATCCTCACATCACATGTCTGTG CATCAACAATTGTGAAGGTGACACAGAACTTCTATCAGACAGAGGAGAACCACAACATCACCCTGGAGTGGACCTTCACCCCCAAACATGAACCCTCCTCTGGCTTCCTTGATATCTACTGTCACTTCAGAAAACATCTGAAGATCTTAGTTGTCTTTAAAATGTCTGATGGTGTTAAGAACTTGAAGCATCAAGACGAACAGTTTGCAGGACGAGTCCAGAGCAACAGAGATGCTATGAGAGAGGGACGACTAAGACTCCTCATCTCCAGACTCACGACTGAGGATTCAGGATGGTACTGGTGTGAAGCGTTCACAAAGTCTGGATGGGACTCTGCCAGCTGTCAACTCCACGTCTCTG CAACCAGATCCTACGATGGAGCAGGAGATGGAGGATTAATTACATTAGGAGCTGTTGCAGCAGCTGCACTTCTGATTTATTGTGTTACAGTTTTAGTGAAGAAAAGGAGAAGAATATGTGCTGTTCTGTCTCAGAGAATCAACCATCAAGGAGTCGTATGCAGGTTTCTGATGAATCACAACTCGATTACTTGA
- the LOC133420423 gene encoding E3 ubiquitin/ISG15 ligase TRIM25-like, whose product MSEKRVEVDGEMICCSICLDLLKDPGTIPCGHNYCMDCIKTHWDGEDGRGTQSCPLCRKTFTPRPVLVRNSMLAELVEEMKKTGLQADLCYAGPEDVTCDVCTGRKVKAVQSCLVCLASYCEKHLQPHYDAPAFQKHQLVDPSKKLQENICSLHHEVMKIFCRTDQQSICYLCAMDEHKGHETVAAAAERCEKQKELEVSLQQIQQRIQDREKDVELLQQEERDVNKLFWRQNPGKLLDRTLSHQPACSAALISCLQCSGTFSTPHWRRATFQLLQDLQHHPCSQEAKDHRTYRPQTVTPTSVVRTLS is encoded by the exons ATGTCGGAGAAAAGAGTTGAAGTGGACGGAGAAATGATCTGTTGTTCCATCTGTCTGGATCTACTGAAGGATCCGGGGACGATTCCCTGTGGACACAACTACTGCATGGACTGTATTAAAACCCACTGGGATGGAGAGGATGGGAGGGGAACCCAGAGCTGTCCTCTGTGCAGGAAGACCTTCACGCCCAGACCCGTCCTGGTGAGAAACAGCATGTTAGCAGAGTTAGTGGAGGAGATGAAGAAGACTGGACTCCAAGCTGATCTctgctatgctggacctgaAGATGTGACCTGTGATGTCTGCACTGGGAGGAAGGTGAAAGCTGTCCAGTCCTGTTTGGTCTGTCTGGCCTCTTACTGTGAGAAACATCTCCAACCTCACTATGATGCTCCTGCTTTTCAAAAACACCAGCTGGTGGATCCCTCCAAGAAGCTCCAGGAGAACATCTGCTCTCTCCACCATGAGGTGATGAAGATCTTCTGTCGTACCGATCAGCAGAGTATCTGTTATCTGTGTGCAATGGATGAACATAAAGGTCATgaaacagttgcagctgcagcagaaagatGTGAGAAGCAGAAGGAGCTGGAGGTGAGTCTACAACAAATCCAGCAGAGAATCCAGGACCGAGAGAAAGACGTGgagctgcttcagcaggag GAGAGGGACGTCAACAAACTCTTCTGGAGACAGAACCCTGGAAAGCTGCTGGACCGGACTCTGTCTCACCAGCCAGCTTGCAGCGCTGCTCTGATCAGCTGTCTCCAGTGTTCAGGGACATTTTCAACACCTCACTGGAGACGTGCCACGTTCCAGCTGCTGCAAGACCTCCAGCATCATCCCTGTTCCCAAGAGGCCAAGGACCACAGGACCTACCGACCTCAGACCGTCACCCCGACCTCTGTGGTTAGGACTCTGTCATGA
- the LOC133420231 gene encoding uncharacterized protein LOC133420231 isoform X2, producing MICRILLLIILTSHVCAATFVVNVTQSSYQTEENHNITLEWTFTPKPEHSSRPPDIYCELRTYLRPLMLFHVVNGVEMTFYHDEQFSGRVQSDRDALREGRLRLHMSRLRTEDSGQYWCRLDTESGWGSASCEVLVSAADLPPQTPTMIPEQEPQETTRSYAAAGVGVAVAVALLIICVTVLVKQRRKKTCCFVSENPRGVVHKFLMNHNVRIFGELLESVPGLRGKNLHNTENMQTPPKDLLGLEPGTSLL from the exons atgatcTGCAGGATCCTGCTGCTCATCATCCTCACATCACATGTCTGTG CAGCAACATTTGTAGTGAATGTGACACAGAGCTCCTATCAGACAGAGGAGAACCACAACATCACCCTGGAGTGGACCTTCACCCCCAAACCTGAAcactcctccagacctcctgacATCTACTGTGAACTCAGAACTTATCTCAGACCCTTAATGCTGTTTCATGTGGTGAACGGAGTTGAAATGACCTTTTATCACGATGAACAGTTTTCAGGACGAGTCCAGAGCGACAGAGATGCTCTGAGAGAGGGACGACTAAGACTCCACATGTCCAGACTCAGGACTGAGGACTCAGGACAGTACTGGTGTAGACTGGACACAGAGTCTGGATGGGGGTCTGCCAGCTGTGAAGTCCTCGTCTCTG ctgctgatcttcCACCTCAGACGCCAACGATGATCCCAGAACAAGAACCTCAGGAGACGACCAGATCCTACGCTGCAGCAGGAGTTGGAGTAGCTGTTGCTGTTGCTCTTCTGATTATTTGTGTTACAGTTTTAGTGAAgcaaaggagaaagaaaacctGCTGTTTTGTCTCAGAGAACCCTCGAGGAGTCGTACACAAGTTTCTGATGAATCACAACGTGAGGATTTtcggggagctgctggagtctGTCCCAGGTCTCCGAGGGAAGAACCTCCACAATacggagaacatgcaaactccacctaAAGACCTGCTGGGACTCGAACCAGGAACCTCGTTGCTGTAA
- the LOC133420231 gene encoding uncharacterized protein LOC133420231 isoform X1: protein MICRILLLIILTSHVCAATFVVNVTQSSYQTEENHNITLEWTFTPKPEHSSRPPDIYCELRTYLRPLMLFHVVNGVEMTFYHDEQFSGRVQSDRDALREGRLRLHMSRLRTEDSGQYWCRLDTESGWGSASCEVLVSAAADLPPQTPTMIPEQEPQETTRSYAAAGVGVAVAVALLIICVTVLVKQRRKKTCCFVSENPRGVVHKFLMNHNVRIFGELLESVPGLRGKNLHNTENMQTPPKDLLGLEPGTSLL from the exons atgatcTGCAGGATCCTGCTGCTCATCATCCTCACATCACATGTCTGTG CAGCAACATTTGTAGTGAATGTGACACAGAGCTCCTATCAGACAGAGGAGAACCACAACATCACCCTGGAGTGGACCTTCACCCCCAAACCTGAAcactcctccagacctcctgacATCTACTGTGAACTCAGAACTTATCTCAGACCCTTAATGCTGTTTCATGTGGTGAACGGAGTTGAAATGACCTTTTATCACGATGAACAGTTTTCAGGACGAGTCCAGAGCGACAGAGATGCTCTGAGAGAGGGACGACTAAGACTCCACATGTCCAGACTCAGGACTGAGGACTCAGGACAGTACTGGTGTAGACTGGACACAGAGTCTGGATGGGGGTCTGCCAGCTGTGAAGTCCTCGTCTCTG cagctgctgatcttcCACCTCAGACGCCAACGATGATCCCAGAACAAGAACCTCAGGAGACGACCAGATCCTACGCTGCAGCAGGAGTTGGAGTAGCTGTTGCTGTTGCTCTTCTGATTATTTGTGTTACAGTTTTAGTGAAgcaaaggagaaagaaaacctGCTGTTTTGTCTCAGAGAACCCTCGAGGAGTCGTACACAAGTTTCTGATGAATCACAACGTGAGGATTTtcggggagctgctggagtctGTCCCAGGTCTCCGAGGGAAGAACCTCCACAATacggagaacatgcaaactccacctaAAGACCTGCTGGGACTCGAACCAGGAACCTCGTTGCTGTAA
- the LOC133420554 gene encoding uncharacterized protein LOC133420554 isoform X1 translates to MEKMICRILLLIILTSHVCASTIVKVTQNFYQTEENHNITLEWTFTPKHEPSSGFLDIYCHFRKHLKILVVFKMSDGVKNLKHQDEQFAGRVQSNRDAMREGRLRLLISRLTTEDSGWYWCEAFTKSGWDSASCQLHVSATRSYDGAGDGGLITLGAVAAAALLIYCVTVLVKKRRRICAVLSQRINHQGVVCRFLMNHNSIT, encoded by the exons AT ggagaagatgatcTGCAGGATCCTGCTGCTCATCATCCTCACATCACATGTCTGTG CATCAACAATTGTGAAGGTGACACAGAACTTCTATCAGACAGAGGAGAACCACAACATCACCCTGGAGTGGACCTTCACCCCCAAACATGAACCCTCCTCTGGCTTCCTTGATATCTACTGTCACTTCAGAAAACATCTGAAGATCTTAGTTGTCTTTAAAATGTCTGATGGTGTTAAGAACTTGAAGCATCAAGACGAACAGTTTGCAGGACGAGTCCAGAGCAACAGAGATGCTATGAGAGAGGGACGACTAAGACTCCTCATCTCCAGACTCACGACTGAGGATTCAGGATGGTACTGGTGTGAAGCGTTCACAAAGTCTGGATGGGACTCTGCCAGCTGTCAACTCCACGTCTCTG CAACCAGATCCTACGATGGAGCAGGAGATGGAGGATTAATTACATTAGGAGCTGTTGCAGCAGCTGCACTTCTGATTTATTGTGTTACAGTTTTAGTGAAGAAAAGGAGAAGAATATGTGCTGTTCTGTCTCAGAGAATCAACCATCAAGGAGTCGTATGCAGGTTTCTGATGAATCACAACTCGATTACTTGA
- the LOC133420231 gene encoding uncharacterized protein LOC133420231 isoform X3: MICRILLLIILTSHVCATFVVNVTQSSYQTEENHNITLEWTFTPKPEHSSRPPDIYCELRTYLRPLMLFHVVNGVEMTFYHDEQFSGRVQSDRDALREGRLRLHMSRLRTEDSGQYWCRLDTESGWGSASCEVLVSAAADLPPQTPTMIPEQEPQETTRSYAAAGVGVAVAVALLIICVTVLVKQRRKKTCCFVSENPRGVVHKFLMNHNVRIFGELLESVPGLRGKNLHNTENMQTPPKDLLGLEPGTSLL, translated from the exons atgatcTGCAGGATCCTGCTGCTCATCATCCTCACATCACATGTCTGTG CAACATTTGTAGTGAATGTGACACAGAGCTCCTATCAGACAGAGGAGAACCACAACATCACCCTGGAGTGGACCTTCACCCCCAAACCTGAAcactcctccagacctcctgacATCTACTGTGAACTCAGAACTTATCTCAGACCCTTAATGCTGTTTCATGTGGTGAACGGAGTTGAAATGACCTTTTATCACGATGAACAGTTTTCAGGACGAGTCCAGAGCGACAGAGATGCTCTGAGAGAGGGACGACTAAGACTCCACATGTCCAGACTCAGGACTGAGGACTCAGGACAGTACTGGTGTAGACTGGACACAGAGTCTGGATGGGGGTCTGCCAGCTGTGAAGTCCTCGTCTCTG cagctgctgatcttcCACCTCAGACGCCAACGATGATCCCAGAACAAGAACCTCAGGAGACGACCAGATCCTACGCTGCAGCAGGAGTTGGAGTAGCTGTTGCTGTTGCTCTTCTGATTATTTGTGTTACAGTTTTAGTGAAgcaaaggagaaagaaaacctGCTGTTTTGTCTCAGAGAACCCTCGAGGAGTCGTACACAAGTTTCTGATGAATCACAACGTGAGGATTTtcggggagctgctggagtctGTCCCAGGTCTCCGAGGGAAGAACCTCCACAATacggagaacatgcaaactccacctaAAGACCTGCTGGGACTCGAACCAGGAACCTCGTTGCTGTAA